CGATTCTTGACAATGCCCATCCATGGCAAGCCTTGTTTCAACGTACCCCACATGTGCGCGAATACCGCAGACGGTACGTCGGGGTGACGAACCAGGTTATGCGGCGCACGGATCAGTTCCTCGCGGGAAAACCCACTGATTTCGACGAACGCGTCGTTGCAGTAGGTGATCACGCCCTTGGCATCGGTGGTGGAAATCAACCGTTGCTGAGCCGGGAAGGTCCGTTCGCGTTGTGTGATGGGCTGGTTGTTACGCATGGCTTTTTTCAATCCGCAAGGCTTTGAGAGGTTGTCGGCATGGTCAGGGGTTTATTGAATTTTTATTTCAATAATCAGCGGCGCGTCGCAAAACGACCGTTGCGTCAGCCGGCCAGCATCGGATAGGTGAACAGGCCGAAATGCAGCAGGTTCAAGCCGAAATGCGTGGCGATGGCTGCCGCCAATCCGCCGAAACGGTAGGCCAGACCATAGCCGACACCTGCCAGGGTCGCCAGTAACACCCATTGCCAGCCGGCAGCCAGATGCGCCAGACCAAACAACAGCGAGGCGAGCAGCAGTGCGAGATTTTCGCCATAAGGCAGGTGTTTGAGGTGTCGGCTCAGACCGCCCTGGATGTAGCCGCGAAACAGCGCTTCCTCTACCAGCGTGACCAGCAGCAGATTGTTGAACAGCCACAACCAAGCCTGATCGGGCCATTTGGGGGCCCAACTGATCACGCCCAGCAACAGCGCGCCGCCGAGCGCCAGCAGGGCACTCAGTGTCAGTCCCATCGCGGTGGCAAAAATGCCAAGCCGCAGCGAACGCTGGCCGACAATCCACGGGCAGACCAGCAACAGCCAGAAACCAATCAGCGGTTTGTCCAGGTTCAGGTACATGGAAAAACGCACAGCATCGTCGGTGAAGCGTTGCGGATTGATACCGCGGCCGTTGTAGAAACCGGGAAGCCAATGCATGGCCAGTGCCAGCGCCATGAAAATGAACAGCGCGTGGCCGAGGTAGCGGCCTATGCGCACGTGTTGTTGGCGTGCGGCGAAACCGGCGGTCAGCAATAGCGCAACGGAGATTCCGGCGAGCCAACCGAGGTGGCCATAAGTCAGGGCCAGGCCGTAGCCAAAGGAGAGCAGGGCCAGATGAATCCATGGCAGGGCGAGCATGTGAAGTCCTTAATGTGACGCAAAACAAATGTGGTGAGGGGATTTATCCCCGTTGGGGCGCGAAGCGGCCCTAAATCTGAGTGCATGGTATTTCAGGCACACCGCATCACAAAGTTTGCGACTGCTTCGCAGTCGAGCGGGGATAAATCCCCTCGCCACAGGGCAGGTGATGGTTTGAGGAGGGTGATTATATGGACGTACCCCAACAAACAAAAACACCGCCCGAAGGCGGTGTCTTTTGTCAGCAGGCAGTCAAGACGCAATCAACTGCCGCAACACGTAATGCAAAATTCCTCCCGCTTTGAAGTACTCCACTTCATTGAGCGTATCGATCCGGCACAGCACCTCGACTTTCTCGCGGCTGCCGTCCTCGCGGGTGATGATGAGCGTCAGGTTCATCCGCGGCGTCAACGCCACTCCCGTCAGACCAATGATATCCAGCGTTTCCTTGCCCGTGAGGTTCAGGCTCTTGCGGTTCTGATCCAGTTTGAACTGCAGCGGCAACACGCCCATGCCCACCAGGTTGGAACGGTGAATCCGCTCGAAGCTTTCGGCGATGACTGCTTTTACACCCAGCAGATTAGTGCCCTTGGCCGCCCAGTCCCGGCTTGACCCGGTGCCGTATTCTTGCCCAGCGATGACCACCAGCGGGGTGCCCGAGGCCTGATAACGCATGGCCGCATCGTAGATCGCCATTCGTTCCCCGGTGGGAATGTAAATCGTGTTGCCGCCTTCCTCTCCTCCGAGCATTTCGTTGCGTATGCGGATGTTGGCGAAGGTGCCGCGCATCATCACTTCATGGTTGCCGCGGCGGGAACCGTAGGAGTTGAAGTCCCGCGGTTCCACGCCTTTCTCGCGCAGGTAGTTGCCCGCCGGGCTGTCGGACTTGATGTTGCCGGCCGGGGAGATGTGGTCGGTGGTCACCGAATCGCCAAGCAGCGCGAGGATTCGGGCACCTGCGACGTCCTTGACCACGGGCGGCGGGCCACCGATATCGTCGAAGAACGGCGGGTGCTGGATGTAAGTCGAATCATCCTGCCAGACATACGTCGCCGCCTGCGGCACTTCAATTGCCTGCCATTGCTCATCGCCGGCAAACACCTCGGCGTATTCCTTGTGGAACATCGCGGTGTTGACCTGATTCACCGCGTCGGCGATTTCCTGGGTGCTTGGCCAGATGTCCCGCAGGTAAACAGGGTTGCCGTCCTTGTCGTTACCCAGCGGTTCGCTGCTGATATCAATGCGCACCGTTCCGGCCAATGCATAAGCGACCACCAGCGGTGGAGAGGCCAGCCAGTTGGTTTTCACCAGTGGATGTACCCGGCCTTCGAAGTTGCGGTTGCCCGAGAGCACCGAGGCGACGGTCAGGTCGGCTTTCTGGATGGCTTTTTCGATCGGCTCCGGCAACGGGCCCGAGTTGCCGATGCAGGTGGTGCAGCCATATCCGACAAGGTCGAAACCGAGTTGATCCAGATACTGAGTCAAACCGGCGGCCTTGTAGTAGTCGGTGACCACTTTCGAGCCTGGGGCCAGCGAACTCTTGACCCACGGTTTACGCGTGAGGCCTTTCTCCACGGCTTTTTTTGCCACCAGCCCTGCTGCCATCATCACGCTGGGGTTGGAGGTGTTGGTGCACGAGGTGATCGCGGCGATGACCACCGCGCCGTTTTTCAAGCGATAGGTCTGGCCGTCGTACTCATAGTCCGTTTCACCGACCAAATCCGCGTTACCTACCGCGACGCCGCCACCGCCCTCACTTTCCAGGCGGCCTTCTTCCTTGCTGGTGGGCTTGAACTGCAGACCGAGGAAATCACTGAACGCTTGCGCGACATTGGGCAGCGACACCCG
This DNA window, taken from Pseudomonas fluorescens NCIMB 11764, encodes the following:
- a CDS encoding CPBP family intramembrane glutamic endopeptidase; translation: MLALPWIHLALLSFGYGLALTYGHLGWLAGISVALLLTAGFAARQQHVRIGRYLGHALFIFMALALAMHWLPGFYNGRGINPQRFTDDAVRFSMYLNLDKPLIGFWLLLVCPWIVGQRSLRLGIFATAMGLTLSALLALGGALLLGVISWAPKWPDQAWLWLFNNLLLVTLVEEALFRGYIQGGLSRHLKHLPYGENLALLLASLLFGLAHLAAGWQWVLLATLAGVGYGLAYRFGGLAAAIATHFGLNLLHFGLFTYPMLAG
- the acnA gene encoding aconitate hydratase AcnA, whose protein sequence is MPSLDSLKTLKTLQVDDKIYHYFSLPDAAKSLGDLDKLPMSLKVLLENLLRWEDEKTVTGADLRAIAAWLKERRSDREIQYRPARVLMQDFTGVPAVVDLAAMRAAMAKAGGDPQRINPLSPVDLVIDHSVMVDKFGSASAFGQNVDIEMQRNGERYAFLRWGQSAFDNFSVVPPGTGICHQVNLEYLGRTVWTKDEDGRTYAFPDTLVGTDSHTTMINGLGVLGWGVGGIEAEAAMLGQPVSMLIPEVIGFKLTGKLKEGITATDLVLTVTQMLRKKGVVGKFVEFYGDGLADLPLADRATIANMAPEYGATCGFFPVDDVTLEYLRLSGRPLETVKLVEAYSKAQGLWRLPGKEPVFTDSLALDMSSVEASLAGPKRPQDRVSLPNVAQAFSDFLGLQFKPTSKEEGRLESEGGGGVAVGNADLVGETDYEYDGQTYRLKNGAVVIAAITSCTNTSNPSVMMAAGLVAKKAVEKGLTRKPWVKSSLAPGSKVVTDYYKAAGLTQYLDQLGFDLVGYGCTTCIGNSGPLPEPIEKAIQKADLTVASVLSGNRNFEGRVHPLVKTNWLASPPLVVAYALAGTVRIDISSEPLGNDKDGNPVYLRDIWPSTQEIADAVNQVNTAMFHKEYAEVFAGDEQWQAIEVPQAATYVWQDDSTYIQHPPFFDDIGGPPPVVKDVAGARILALLGDSVTTDHISPAGNIKSDSPAGNYLREKGVEPRDFNSYGSRRGNHEVMMRGTFANIRIRNEMLGGEEGGNTIYIPTGERMAIYDAAMRYQASGTPLVVIAGQEYGTGSSRDWAAKGTNLLGVKAVIAESFERIHRSNLVGMGVLPLQFKLDQNRKSLNLTGKETLDIIGLTGVALTPRMNLTLIITREDGSREKVEVLCRIDTLNEVEYFKAGGILHYVLRQLIAS